Proteins encoded together in one Anoxybacillus flavithermus window:
- a CDS encoding peptidoglycan-binding domain-containing protein, with protein MYVVDSVGRVTYPSNFANNLWSGQTLKRGDRNDYVKTLQSWLYKAGFNPGGIDGVYGANTEKAVKEFQKKVGITTDGIAGKQTYQALQEYVRTQTTVSRSNSSGSDDHWTGQTLREGSKGEAVKELQRMLNSAGYNIT; from the coding sequence ATGTACGTTGTGGATAGTGTTGGTAGAGTCACTTATCCATCTAACTTTGCAAATAATTTATGGAGTGGGCAAACGCTAAAAAGAGGTGATCGAAATGATTATGTGAAAACGCTGCAATCTTGGCTTTACAAAGCCGGATTTAACCCTGGGGGAATTGATGGAGTTTATGGAGCAAATACAGAGAAGGCTGTGAAGGAATTTCAGAAGAAGGTTGGAATCACGACCGATGGAATTGCGGGGAAACAAACGTACCAAGCTCTACAAGAGTATGTGAGAACACAAACAACAGTGTCCCGATCAAACTCATCAGGTAGCGATGATCATTGGACAGGTCAGACGCTTAGAGAAGGAAGCAAAGGAGAGGCTGTAAAGGAATTACAAAGAATGTTAAATTCGGCAGGATATAATATTACCTGA
- a CDS encoding IS1380 family transposase: MKDFPIRFVLTDEAITPSAGLALVGYLLHQTKLDKRVNALRLPTVRRDVHISHSDVIRSMIGLLATGKTDFDHIEAYRQDDIFSTSMGIRHVPSSPTLRQRLDQLACLPMTEAIIWEESMRLLVRQHATLSPCWAKGKTTWLPLDIDASPFDNSDTKKEGVSRTYKGFDGFTPLFAYAGKEGYIVHAELRPGKQHVQDNMPSFLTTAIRRARPLTSSRLLVRMDAGNDAEANVHVCLKEDVDFVIKRNLRRESKALWFQIASQKGRRVDDGQTEGVQTYELCLPQTAAIDGHTYTYVQVTQVTERTMERNGQLMLVPDYEVESYWVRLEGYEHVRMSDVLALYHDHATCEQFHSELKSDLDLERLPSGKMKTNALVLVMGAFVYNLLRLIGQDLLSDPRHPLHHKVKRRRIKTIIQTVITMAGRLVRRSRQIWMKLTRRSGYSILLLNVYQKWKEAR; this comes from the coding sequence ATGAAAGATTTCCCGATTCGGTTTGTATTGACAGATGAAGCGATTACTCCAAGTGCTGGGCTTGCTCTCGTGGGCTACTTACTGCACCAAACGAAGCTGGATAAACGAGTAAACGCACTTCGGCTCCCAACGGTTCGTCGAGATGTGCACATTTCCCATAGCGACGTCATTCGCTCGATGATTGGCTTGCTTGCCACAGGAAAAACGGATTTTGATCATATCGAAGCGTATCGTCAGGACGATATCTTTTCGACATCAATGGGCATTCGGCACGTACCTTCCTCCCCAACGTTGCGACAGCGTCTCGATCAGCTCGCTTGTCTTCCGATGACCGAAGCAATCATTTGGGAGGAATCGATGCGTCTGTTGGTTCGACAACACGCTACCTTGTCCCCTTGTTGGGCGAAAGGGAAAACGACATGGCTTCCCCTTGATATAGATGCTTCCCCATTTGACAACTCCGATACGAAGAAAGAAGGAGTGAGTCGAACGTATAAAGGATTTGACGGTTTTACGCCGTTGTTTGCGTACGCAGGGAAGGAAGGGTATATCGTTCATGCCGAGCTGCGTCCAGGGAAACAACATGTACAAGACAACATGCCTTCGTTTTTAACTACCGCCATCCGTCGAGCTCGTCCGCTGACCTCGTCTCGTCTGCTTGTCCGCATGGATGCAGGAAACGATGCGGAAGCGAATGTGCACGTATGTCTAAAGGAAGACGTGGACTTTGTCATCAAGCGAAACTTACGCCGAGAATCGAAAGCGCTTTGGTTCCAGATCGCTTCGCAAAAGGGCAGACGCGTCGATGATGGACAAACAGAAGGAGTACAAACGTATGAGTTATGCCTTCCACAGACAGCAGCAATCGATGGACACACGTATACGTACGTTCAAGTCACCCAAGTGACGGAACGAACGATGGAACGAAATGGACAGCTGATGCTCGTTCCTGATTACGAAGTCGAAAGCTACTGGGTGCGCCTCGAAGGATACGAGCATGTTCGAATGAGTGATGTGCTCGCATTGTATCACGATCATGCGACATGCGAACAGTTTCATAGCGAACTGAAAAGCGACTTAGATTTAGAGCGACTTCCATCAGGGAAGATGAAAACGAATGCGCTCGTGTTAGTCATGGGAGCATTCGTGTACAACCTTCTTCGCCTGATTGGACAAGATCTATTAAGCGATCCGAGACATCCATTACATCATAAAGTGAAACGCCGCCGCATCAAGACGATCATTCAGACGGTGATCACGATGGCAGGTCGACTCGTCCGCCGATCACGACAGATCTGGATGAAACTGACGCGAAGGAGTGGGTACAGTATACTCCTACTGAATGTGTATCAAAAATGGAAAGAGGCAAGATAA
- a CDS encoding RNase A-like domain-containing protein encodes MDGVYGSETEGAVRSFQKSVGISVDGVAGAQTYRSLKSYISSKANKGVTVDISKEAQRLQKEAEEKKKQELAKSLMDVVTDFVPVVGQFKDAYNLVNTLFNPNATAKEVGLALFAFIPVIGDLKDLKNIGKAVDVIKTTVKKGTDKIDDAAVKFISDKINNIDAGTLLNYSEDKGHTILKHVSLKDNELIDRMKSERKDVSTYTNKTTANNVIELTIKANADKIAGWLLNSESTTLSLNYNCR; translated from the coding sequence GTGGATGGTGTATATGGTTCCGAGACAGAGGGAGCTGTAAGAAGTTTTCAAAAATCAGTTGGTATATCTGTTGATGGTGTAGCCGGGGCGCAAACTTATAGAAGTCTAAAGTCTTATATCTCATCAAAAGCTAATAAGGGCGTAACAGTTGATATATCTAAAGAAGCACAAAGACTTCAAAAAGAGGCAGAGGAAAAGAAGAAACAGGAATTAGCTAAGTCACTAATGGATGTGGTCACCGATTTTGTTCCTGTTGTTGGTCAATTTAAAGACGCATATAATCTTGTCAATACTTTATTTAATCCTAATGCTACTGCTAAAGAAGTTGGATTAGCATTATTTGCATTCATACCTGTTATTGGAGACTTAAAAGACTTAAAAAATATTGGGAAAGCAGTCGATGTAATCAAAACGACGGTAAAAAAAGGAACAGATAAAATTGATGATGCTGCAGTCAAATTCATTTCAGATAAAATAAACAATATTGACGCAGGAACATTATTAAATTATTCTGAAGATAAAGGTCATACAATTCTAAAACATGTTTCTTTAAAAGATAATGAATTAATTGATCGTATGAAATCAGAAAGAAAAGACGTAAGTACTTATACTAATAAAACTACTGCCAATAATGTGATTGAACTAACAATAAAAGCGAATGCTGATAAAATTGCTGGTTGGCTGTTAAACTCCGAAAGTACAACATTAAGTCTAAATTATAACTGTAGATGA
- a CDS encoding IS701 family transposase: MNRLAHHQGIHKFLTMLGLALYFSKPVMKHLVHIVDAMITKGFSGTLTDLHHGSFHPNHRTTLSHFFTKSPWEEETLLRKLQQWVLHRVERSSKRENQPIFVSIDDTICQKTKPSSRATHAIQGCDWHYSHAEKKSIWGHSLVWLMVHTMTQAFPFAFRLYDKTVGKSKGELAIEMLSSLDVSRPVYVLMDSWYPSKTLVGACLKKGFHVIAMLKTNRILYPKGTAIQAKEFAKSMEPRDTRLVTVGKERYRVYRYEGALNGLKDAVVLLAWKADQPMTPKHLHCVLSTDRELSDEEILRYYAARWSIECFFRQAKDQLKLDGYRVRGRRAVKRYWILVQLAYVYSMFESNSDFSDGLDLLRKRKGHSLVEFIYRAAKQNIPIDTVKKQLHVA; this comes from the coding sequence ATGAATAGATTAGCACATCACCAAGGAATCCACAAGTTTTTGACGATGTTGGGGTTGGCCCTTTATTTCTCGAAACCTGTCATGAAGCATCTCGTTCATATCGTGGATGCGATGATTACAAAGGGCTTTTCGGGAACGCTGACCGATCTACATCATGGGAGTTTTCATCCGAACCATCGCACGACACTGAGCCATTTTTTCACGAAAAGCCCATGGGAGGAAGAGACGCTGCTTCGCAAACTCCAACAGTGGGTGCTTCATCGTGTCGAACGCAGCTCGAAACGAGAGAATCAACCCATTTTTGTTTCGATCGATGATACGATTTGCCAAAAAACGAAGCCCTCGTCACGGGCAACACACGCCATTCAAGGGTGTGATTGGCACTATTCTCACGCAGAGAAAAAGTCGATCTGGGGACATTCTCTCGTTTGGCTCATGGTTCATACGATGACCCAAGCGTTTCCTTTTGCCTTTCGCCTCTACGACAAGACGGTGGGGAAAAGCAAAGGGGAACTCGCGATCGAGATGCTTTCTTCGTTGGATGTGAGTCGACCCGTTTATGTGCTCATGGACTCTTGGTATCCATCGAAAACCCTCGTGGGAGCCTGCTTAAAAAAAGGGTTCCACGTCATCGCGATGCTGAAGACGAATCGGATTCTCTATCCAAAAGGGACGGCCATTCAAGCAAAAGAATTTGCCAAATCTATGGAGCCACGGGATACCCGCCTCGTCACGGTGGGAAAAGAGCGTTATCGGGTGTATCGCTACGAAGGCGCTCTGAACGGTCTCAAGGATGCCGTGGTGCTGCTCGCATGGAAAGCCGATCAGCCGATGACGCCGAAACATCTTCATTGCGTCTTGAGCACCGATCGCGAGCTAAGCGATGAAGAGATCTTGCGCTACTATGCTGCACGTTGGTCGATCGAATGTTTTTTCCGTCAAGCGAAAGACCAGCTGAAACTCGATGGATACCGCGTTCGCGGGCGTCGGGCGGTGAAACGGTATTGGATCTTGGTGCAACTTGCGTATGTGTACAGCATGTTCGAGTCTAACAGTGATTTTTCGGATGGGCTCGATCTCCTGCGCAAGAGAAAAGGACATAGCCTCGTGGAGTTCATTTATCGTGCAGCAAAACAAAATATTCCCATTGATACCGTGAAAAAACAGCTCCACGTGGCATAA
- a CDS encoding contact-dependent growth inhibition system immunity protein: MMEIERKFKTLKYFVDGYYNQSIDDHEFDDMIREFRDEEPESLVNALRAELAELQKLIDNGDRETFKKVEILLHDNSLRYIEFEDGQAFINRVLNVLDNKN, from the coding sequence ATGATGGAAATTGAGAGAAAATTTAAGACGCTTAAATACTTTGTAGACGGATATTATAATCAATCAATCGATGATCATGAATTTGACGACATGATTAGAGAATTTAGAGACGAAGAACCAGAGAGTTTGGTTAACGCATTAAGAGCTGAATTAGCTGAATTACAAAAACTAATAGACAATGGGGATAGAGAAACATTTAAAAAAGTAGAGATTTTATTGCATGATAATAGTTTACGATATATTGAGTTTGAAGATGGTCAAGCGTTTATTAATCGTGTTTTAAATGTTCTGGATAATAAAAACTAA
- a CDS encoding ammonium transporter, which produces MNEAQLSLALDSLWVMLGAILVIGMQVGFALLEAGSTRMKNAGHVAGKQILSFAIASLAFWAAGFAITFGKGNGFIGTEGWFLKEGKETFSSLSWANVPLELKFLFQLAFVGVSLAIAWGGFAERAKLSVYFIFGTIFTIAIYPVIGHWVWGGGWLGEMGMQDFAGSTVVHLQGAIAALIATMLLGPRIGKFNKDGTPNYIPGHNQVYTVIGGFVLWVGWFGFNAGSTMGTADGFFGYVALTTNIAAAAGAIASILTAKWLVGKADIPAMVNGVLAALVAITAACAFVEPWAAAVIGAVAGSFTFWTSVYFERKGIDDPIYAFSVHGIAGIVGTISTGFFASPRLVEITGIGKPGLFYGGGTDQLIVQTVGVLGAALYVAIVSFIVLYTLKKTIGLRVTPEQEISGLDISEHGSYGYPEQLDPAYKQTTTVVSSRSS; this is translated from the coding sequence ATGAATGAGGCACAGTTGAGTTTGGCGCTTGATTCACTTTGGGTTATGTTAGGAGCGATTTTAGTCATTGGAATGCAAGTCGGATTTGCTTTGTTAGAAGCTGGGTCAACACGAATGAAAAACGCAGGTCATGTCGCTGGAAAACAAATATTAAGTTTTGCGATTGCATCACTTGCGTTTTGGGCAGCAGGTTTCGCAATTACATTCGGAAAAGGGAATGGATTCATTGGCACAGAAGGATGGTTTTTAAAGGAAGGAAAAGAGACGTTTTCTTCTCTTTCGTGGGCAAACGTTCCACTTGAGTTGAAATTTCTATTTCAACTTGCCTTTGTTGGTGTATCTTTAGCGATCGCGTGGGGAGGATTTGCTGAGCGAGCAAAACTATCTGTTTACTTCATTTTTGGAACGATTTTCACGATCGCCATTTATCCAGTCATCGGTCATTGGGTATGGGGAGGCGGTTGGCTTGGAGAAATGGGAATGCAAGATTTCGCGGGCTCGACGGTTGTCCATTTACAAGGAGCGATTGCAGCACTCATTGCGACAATGTTGTTAGGGCCGCGCATTGGCAAGTTTAATAAAGATGGGACACCGAATTACATCCCAGGACACAATCAAGTATACACAGTCATTGGTGGCTTCGTATTATGGGTCGGTTGGTTTGGGTTTAATGCGGGAAGCACAATGGGAACTGCAGATGGATTTTTCGGTTATGTAGCGTTAACGACAAATATTGCGGCAGCAGCTGGCGCGATCGCTTCCATTTTGACGGCAAAATGGCTCGTTGGAAAAGCGGATATTCCAGCCATGGTCAACGGTGTATTAGCAGCTCTCGTTGCGATTACAGCAGCATGTGCATTTGTTGAGCCATGGGCAGCTGCAGTCATTGGTGCCGTTGCGGGATCGTTTACATTTTGGACGTCTGTATATTTTGAGCGAAAAGGCATTGACGATCCGATTTACGCGTTTTCAGTTCATGGTATCGCCGGTATTGTTGGTACGATTTCAACGGGCTTTTTTGCTTCACCACGTTTAGTAGAGATCACAGGAATTGGAAAACCGGGATTGTTTTATGGTGGAGGAACTGATCAACTTATCGTTCAAACAGTCGGCGTTTTAGGTGCAGCGTTGTACGTGGCGATTGTCTCATTTATTGTTTTATATACTTTAAAAAAGACGATCGGCTTACGAGTGACGCCTGAACAAGAAATTTCTGGACTTGATATTAGTGAGCATGGTTCATATGGGTATCCAGAACAATTAGATCCAGCTTATAAACAAACGACAACAGTCGTTTCATCTCGTTCGTCATGA
- a CDS encoding DUF294 nucleotidyltransferase-like domain-containing protein, whose amino-acid sequence MNNFEAIIVRAEQCNNMSELKQLHDEVAFLLSSFSISFSCIFEVYDMLCMCHDAFMKQALSLAEREVDRKGIGKKPSSFCWFVMGSSGRKEPTIWTDQDNGVIFSCFCNEKEECYVYMREYARVGVLFLNEIGYPYCSGYVMATNRRWLKEADDWNEQIDKYVANEHIDDIRYLSMLADMRPIYGEYALANQLKTTLYKKIATTFSLRSRMIDSVRIPIVPIGPFGRVYVERWGEKSGMVDIKQGGYVQLSYMLKWVAVQKQFIDAHSTFERLTRWYDENGCSQQQFERIKEALETFLYFRLRCSLEGTNLVIHHLSKEEKKRLKRALAVAKRVQRDARKWV is encoded by the coding sequence ATGAATAATTTTGAAGCAATCATCGTTCGAGCGGAACAATGCAACAATATGTCAGAATTGAAGCAACTTCACGATGAAGTTGCTTTTCTCCTCTCCTCTTTTTCAATTTCTTTTTCCTGTATATTTGAAGTATACGATATGCTTTGTATGTGCCACGATGCATTCATGAAACAGGCGCTGTCGTTAGCTGAACGGGAGGTTGATCGAAAAGGAATTGGCAAAAAGCCCTCGTCTTTTTGTTGGTTTGTGATGGGGAGCAGCGGACGGAAGGAGCCGACCATTTGGACAGATCAAGATAACGGAGTAATTTTTTCATGCTTTTGCAATGAAAAAGAAGAATGCTACGTATATATGCGTGAGTATGCGCGCGTTGGTGTTCTTTTTTTGAATGAAATAGGGTATCCGTATTGTAGTGGGTATGTGATGGCAACAAATAGAAGATGGCTAAAAGAAGCAGATGATTGGAATGAACAAATTGATAAATATGTAGCAAACGAACATATAGATGATATTCGTTATTTATCTATGTTAGCTGATATGCGGCCAATTTACGGCGAGTATGCACTTGCTAATCAGCTGAAAACGACATTGTATAAAAAGATTGCGACGACTTTTTCTTTACGTAGTCGAATGATTGATAGCGTTCGTATTCCCATTGTGCCGATTGGACCTTTTGGACGGGTGTACGTCGAACGTTGGGGGGAGAAAAGCGGCATGGTTGATATAAAGCAAGGGGGGTATGTTCAGCTCAGTTATATGTTAAAATGGGTTGCCGTTCAAAAACAATTTATTGATGCGCATTCAACATTCGAGCGATTAACGCGTTGGTATGATGAAAATGGTTGTTCACAACAGCAATTTGAACGCATAAAAGAGGCACTTGAGACGTTTTTATATTTCCGTTTACGTTGTTCGTTAGAAGGAACTAATTTAGTCATCCATCATTTATCGAAAGAAGAAAAAAAGCGACTAAAAAGAGCGCTAGCAGTAGCTAAACGAGTACAACGTGATGCAAGGAAGTGGGTGTGA
- a CDS encoding exonuclease domain-containing protein, translating to MERPFQWISRILSLGLRYDQATAVGPAFQQEAWIRKIMKEAKKHTYSLETPLSDVTFILLDTETTGFSPQRGDEIFSLAALKTKNGDPLDLYCSNFRPKRRIPEHVEVLTGITNDDVACAPLLEEEIHHILSFLNHGILLGYHIQHDVAFLNEFLSRNYRTVLQQTTIEMRKIMECIYHDSFPTLDDALSFYHLTPIDRHTAKGDVMSLFEMWKRVFIELQQLQIDTLHDLYTLLSQCS from the coding sequence ATGGAGCGACCGTTTCAATGGATCAGTCGCATACTATCGCTTGGTCTTCGATACGATCAAGCAACAGCGGTCGGTCCAGCTTTTCAACAAGAGGCGTGGATTCGAAAAATAATGAAAGAAGCAAAGAAGCATACGTATTCGCTCGAAACGCCGCTTTCTGACGTGACGTTTATTTTATTAGATACAGAGACAACAGGTTTTTCTCCACAAAGGGGAGATGAAATTTTTTCACTTGCAGCCTTAAAAACAAAAAACGGTGACCCGCTTGATTTATATTGTTCCAACTTCCGACCAAAACGCCGCATTCCCGAACATGTTGAGGTGCTTACAGGGATAACAAACGACGATGTTGCATGCGCTCCGTTATTAGAGGAGGAAATTCATCATATTCTTTCTTTTTTGAACCATGGCATTTTACTCGGTTATCATATTCAGCATGATGTGGCGTTTTTAAATGAATTTTTATCACGAAATTATCGTACAGTTTTACAACAAACAACAATAGAAATGAGAAAAATTATGGAATGTATATATCACGACTCATTTCCGACGCTTGATGATGCTCTTTCATTTTATCATCTAACTCCGATTGATCGTCATACAGCAAAAGGAGATGTCATGAGTTTATTTGAAATGTGGAAGCGAGTGTTTATAGAGTTGCAACAGTTACAAATTGATACGTTGCACGACTTATATACATTACTTAGTCAATGTTCGTAA
- a CDS encoding ArsR/SmtB family transcription factor: protein MEHQYEQLDEETLFIVSQTFKALSDPTRIRILHLLSSGEFSVTEIANRLSLLQSTVSHQLRFLKNLRLVKYRREGTTLYYSHDDEHVLHILEQTIRHARDH, encoded by the coding sequence ATGGAACATCAATATGAGCAGTTAGATGAAGAAACGCTTTTCATCGTATCACAAACATTTAAAGCGTTAAGTGACCCGACGCGTATTCGTATTTTACATTTGCTTTCATCTGGCGAGTTTTCAGTAACTGAAATTGCGAATCGGTTGTCACTTTTACAATCGACTGTATCCCACCAACTTCGATTTTTGAAAAACTTACGTCTCGTTAAATATCGGAGGGAAGGAACGACACTATATTATTCGCATGATGATGAACATGTTTTGCACATTCTTGAACAAACGATTCGCCATGCGCGCGATCATTAG
- a CDS encoding heavy metal translocating P-type ATPase, with the protein MKEYEIKGLTCANCARALEEQIQSLPYGDGATLNYNSGKLRVHERIDLEKVRTILATDGAYIADDEQTQKKRNPLLYLVGASLFLFLMALVLEHLDIDGASIVIYMTAIALSGYKTFVKGLKNIIRFRFNMDTLMTIALIGAFGIGEWKEAAVVAILFGINEYLEGLGMERARRSLDMLLKQAPKEALLISNGNMRVVSIDSLQVGDVVVVRPGEKIPSDGVVIEGKSSVNEAAITGEAMPIEKELGMNVYGGSINNEGVLHVQITKQYKDSSLAKILHLVQEAQETKTPLELFIHRFAKYYTPFIMIVSLFVMLVPPLWFEASWHDSLYQGLAVLIVGCPCALILSSPIALLAGMTRNAKNGVLVKGGVHLETLGRVRTIAFDKTGTITKGKPHVTNVIAYSDENELLYIAASLESVSSHPLAQAIVQKAKQHHIAYKQPEQVETRTGSGMEGKVDGIWYRIGNERMFDHQLFTEQIQQDAEKLKCEGRTIVFVADEQRILGLFGIADEIREESKKIIQQLHRIGIRRTVMLTGDHEKTAKQVAKQVGVTHTFAKLLPEQKVEKIKELMKTDIVAMVGDGMNDAPALAHAHVGIAMGKGTDSAIETADVVLMQDHLEKLPEAIVIARRVNRTIRLNIAIALLLKATALLLTIPGWLTLWIAILSDMGATIFVSILSLFILWEKRTI; encoded by the coding sequence ATGAAAGAGTATGAAATCAAAGGATTAACATGCGCTAATTGTGCGCGGGCATTAGAAGAACAAATTCAGTCACTTCCATATGGCGACGGAGCAACGTTGAACTATAATAGCGGAAAATTACGCGTACATGAACGCATCGATTTAGAAAAAGTACGGACGATTTTAGCAACAGATGGGGCATATATAGCAGACGATGAACAGACGCAAAAAAAACGAAATCCGCTCCTCTATCTCGTAGGTGCCTCTCTTTTTCTTTTTTTGATGGCGCTTGTGCTTGAGCATTTGGACATAGATGGTGCGAGCATTGTTATTTATATGACTGCGATAGCACTGAGCGGATATAAAACATTTGTTAAAGGATTAAAAAATATCATTCGTTTTCGTTTTAATATGGATACGTTAATGACGATTGCACTAATTGGCGCATTTGGAATTGGTGAATGGAAAGAAGCCGCTGTCGTTGCTATTTTATTTGGTATTAACGAATATTTAGAAGGACTAGGGATGGAACGAGCGCGTCGCTCGCTTGATATGCTGCTGAAACAAGCGCCAAAAGAAGCACTTCTTATATCGAACGGAAACATGCGTGTCGTTTCCATTGATTCGCTACAAGTTGGCGATGTGGTGGTTGTTCGCCCTGGCGAAAAAATTCCCTCAGACGGTGTCGTTATTGAGGGGAAAAGCTCTGTGAATGAAGCAGCGATTACAGGCGAAGCCATGCCGATCGAAAAAGAATTAGGAATGAACGTGTACGGCGGAAGTATAAATAACGAAGGGGTGTTACACGTTCAAATTACAAAACAATATAAAGACAGCTCTTTGGCGAAAATTTTACATCTTGTACAAGAAGCGCAAGAAACAAAAACACCACTTGAATTGTTTATTCATCGTTTTGCAAAATATTATACTCCCTTTATTATGATTGTTTCGTTATTCGTCATGCTCGTTCCACCGTTATGGTTTGAAGCGTCTTGGCATGATTCGTTATATCAAGGGTTAGCTGTATTAATTGTCGGATGTCCTTGCGCCCTTATTTTATCTTCCCCAATCGCTTTATTAGCTGGCATGACGCGCAACGCGAAGAACGGCGTGTTAGTGAAAGGTGGCGTTCATTTAGAAACGCTTGGACGCGTACGTACGATTGCTTTTGATAAAACAGGAACGATAACAAAAGGAAAGCCACACGTAACAAATGTGATTGCATATAGCGATGAAAATGAACTGCTTTATATTGCTGCGTCTTTAGAAAGTGTATCTTCCCATCCGCTTGCACAGGCCATTGTCCAAAAAGCAAAGCAACACCATATTGCATACAAACAACCAGAACAAGTCGAAACACGAACAGGAAGCGGTATGGAAGGAAAAGTCGATGGGATATGGTATCGTATCGGAAACGAAAGAATGTTTGATCACCAATTGTTTACCGAACAAATTCAACAAGATGCAGAAAAGTTAAAATGTGAAGGGCGTACGATTGTTTTTGTCGCAGATGAACAACGTATACTTGGTTTATTTGGTATCGCTGATGAAATACGTGAAGAGAGTAAAAAGATCATTCAGCAACTACACCGTATTGGTATTCGGCGCACGGTCATGTTAACAGGAGATCACGAAAAAACAGCTAAACAGGTTGCTAAACAAGTTGGAGTGACACATACATTCGCAAAACTTCTTCCGGAACAAAAAGTAGAAAAAATAAAGGAGTTAATGAAAACAGATATAGTGGCAATGGTAGGAGATGGAATGAATGACGCCCCTGCCCTTGCTCATGCTCACGTTGGGATCGCGATGGGGAAAGGAACAGATAGCGCCATTGAAACTGCTGATGTCGTGCTTATGCAAGATCATCTCGAGAAATTGCCAGAGGCGATTGTTATTGCCCGGCGTGTAAATCGCACCATTCGTTTAAATATCGCAATTGCCCTTTTGTTAAAGGCAACGGCGCTACTATTAACCATTCCAGGTTGGTTAACATTATGGATCGCCATTTTATCGGATATGGGGGCAACGATTTTCGTTAGCATACTGAGCTTATTCATTTTATGGGAAAAGCGCACGATTTAA